The DNA window AAGCCCTTGCCGGCCTCGCCCGCCCGTGCCGCCTCAATGGTGGCATTCAGTGCCAGAAGATTGGTCTGGCCGGCAATGGTGTTGATGAGATCGACCACCGCGCCAATTTTCCGCGCCGCTTCCGACAGCTCGCGCACCTTGGCCGCCGTATCGGAGGCGTCCTGCACGGCTTTCGAGGCCACTTCGGTTGATTCATTCACCTGTCGGCCGATCTCGGCGATCGAAGATGCCAGTTCCTCGGCGGCGGCGGCTACGGTGCCGACGCCGGCAGAGGCCGCTTCGGAGGCCGTGGTTACGGTGGATGCCTTCTGTGTCAGGTCGGCGGAGGACTGGGAGAGGGTCTGGGCCGAGCCGTTGAGCTGGCCAGCGGCGGCGGCCAGCGAGGAGGCAATGCCGCCGACGGTCTGCTCGAACATGTCGGCAAGCTGTTGGACTTCGCTGCGCCTCGACTCGGCCTGCGCCGCCGCATCGGCTTCGCGGGTGGCACGGGCGTCGGCCGCCTGGACAAGGCTCGTTTTGAACACTTCGAGCGCCTCGGCCATGGTGCCGACCTCGTCCTTGCGGCCAAGACCGGGCACCACCGTCCGCAGATCGCCGTCAGAGACCTTTCCCATGGCGTGAGAGATGGCCACGACTGGCCGTGAGATCGAGCGGCCGATCACGAAGGCCAGCGCCACGGCGCCGACCACCGACAGGCCGGCCACGATCAGCAGCGTGCGGCGAATGGTGTCGAGAAGGCTGGTGGTTGCGACGCCGATCGATGTCGATTCGATGGAGGCGGCGGAGCGGACGCTGGCCACCTTGTTGGCGATTGCCGTCGAGGCGTTGAGCAGATCCTTGGAGGTCAGGGTACGGAGATCGGAGGCAATCTGATTGGCCTGACGATAGGCGTCCTGATAGGCGGTCGCGGACTTCAACACCTTGCCGAGCTGAGCTGCCTCCTGCCCTTCGCCGACAGCCTTGATGACCAGATTGAGGCGCTGGACGAGGCCGTTGAAACCGGCATCCGCCGCTTTGAGATCGTCGGCCGTGCCGTTGTTCAGCAATTTGTAAACCGCAAGACGCCCGGCGTTGTACTGCTCGGTTGCCTTGGTGGCGATCGGAATGAGTTCCGGTTTACCCAGCTTATCGACCTTGGAGGAGAAGAACAGCATGTCGTTCTTCAGTTTTTCTCCAAGCGGATCGACGCTGTCATGCACGATCTTCTGTTGGCCGGTCTTGAGCTCGACAAGCTTGGTAAACACGGCGCTGTAGTTGTCGAATAACGACGCGATGGCCGTCATATTGTCCTTGCGAGCGCCTTGGTCGATCTTGCTGATGGCATTGGCGATCGAGGCGCGCGCGGTTTCGGCGGCCGATTTGGCGCCTGACAGTGCCGTTTCGCCGCCGGTTACCAAGTAGGCGTCAACCTTCGCGGTGAGGTCGAGGAAAGCGTAGTCGATGTCGCGCGTCAGCTCCACTTCGTCGACGCGGCTCCGGTGCTGAGCGAAGGAACGCTCGAACGAGCTGATCGAGAAGAGCGATAGGCCGGCGCACGTAATGAGTAACGCAATGACCAGCGCGAAGGCCACGAATACTTTGGAGCCGATGGACAAATTATTGAACAGACGCGCCATCGCTTCTTCTCCCGAGTGCTCGGAAACTTCATTTGTAAGCCTGCGCTTTCCGAGATGCTTACAACTGAACTCAGATCCGCACACAGCCTTGCGTATCAGCTGAGGATAGCAATCGGCTATTAAAGTTTTCCAAACAATAGAGTAGACGACTTCACTTTCTTTATGGTGAAAAATATCAGGTGTTAAATATCTCAATGAGTAAAAGCGCGTGCGTATCGGTTCATCTATGGCGCTGAAGAATGGCGCTCGGCAATGCCTCGCCAGAAAAATGCGCCGCGAGGTTGGAGCGGACCAGCGCGCCCATGGCTTTTCGCGTCGCGATGGTCGCGCTGCCTTGGTGCGGTGACAGCACCACATTGCCAAGGCGGAAAAAGCGCGGGTCTATGGTGGGTTCGCCCAGGAATACATCAAGGCCGGCCCCAGCGATGCTGCCGCTCTCCAGCGCGGTGATCAGCGCCGCCTCATCGATGGTTGTGCCGCGCGAGATGTTGATCAGCAGTCCCTCTCGGCCAAGGGCGGCGATGGTGGGGGCGTCGACGAGGCCTAAGGTGTCGCTCCCACCGGCCACCGCCACCACCAGAATGTCGGCCCAGGCGGCAAGGCTCGCCAGCGTTGGAAACGCCCGCCAGGATGAAGAGGGCTTTGGCGAGCGGTTCCAGTAGCCGATTTCCGTTTCGAAGCTGGCGAAACGTCGTCCAATAGCTTCGCCAATGCGACCGAGCCCGACGATACCCACCTTGCTGCCCGAGACGCTGCCGGTGAGCGGCATGGCCTTTCCCGGCCAGGCTCCGGACCGCACGAAGGCATCGCCATCGACGATGCGACGGGTGAGTGACAGCGTCAGTGCCAACGCCATCTCGGCAACATCGGCGGTGAGAACATCCGGCGTGTTGGTCACGGCGACGTTGCGTCTTGAGGCCGCTTGGAGATCGACCTTATCGTAGCCGACGCCGTAGACGGCGATGAGCTCCAGCGCAGGCAACGCGTCAATCAACGCTGCGTTGGCGCCTCGGCCACCGGAGGTGACCAGGGCGGTGATATCGGTCGCGGTGGCG is part of the Pleomorphomonas sp. PLEO genome and encodes:
- a CDS encoding methyl-accepting chemotaxis protein, with amino-acid sequence MARLFNNLSIGSKVFVAFALVIALLITCAGLSLFSISSFERSFAQHRSRVDEVELTRDIDYAFLDLTAKVDAYLVTGGETALSGAKSAAETARASIANAISKIDQGARKDNMTAIASLFDNYSAVFTKLVELKTGQQKIVHDSVDPLGEKLKNDMLFFSSKVDKLGKPELIPIATKATEQYNAGRLAVYKLLNNGTADDLKAADAGFNGLVQRLNLVIKAVGEGQEAAQLGKVLKSATAYQDAYRQANQIASDLRTLTSKDLLNASTAIANKVASVRSAASIESTSIGVATTSLLDTIRRTLLIVAGLSVVGAVALAFVIGRSISRPVVAISHAMGKVSDGDLRTVVPGLGRKDEVGTMAEALEVFKTSLVQAADARATREADAAAQAESRRSEVQQLADMFEQTVGGIASSLAAAAGQLNGSAQTLSQSSADLTQKASTVTTASEAASAGVGTVAAAAEELASSIAEIGRQVNESTEVASKAVQDASDTAAKVRELSEAARKIGAVVDLINTIAGQTNLLALNATIEAARAGEAGKGFAVVAAEVKQLADQTAKATSEIGAQVASIQASTADSSDAIMRITETIGHISKVSNTVAGSVRDQGTATQEIADSVQKAAEGTSTVAYNIVKVGDAANESAVAAQEVLHASDALSAQAERLQSELQLFLATIRAA
- a CDS encoding 2-hydroxyacid dehydrogenase, which gives rise to MSVALPPRPKVLMVSSMPEWDLAPMRAAYDLVELPAGGPGTLATATDITALVTSGGRGANAALIDALPALELIAVYGVGYDKVDLQAASRRNVAVTNTPDVLTADVAEMALALTLSLTRRIVDGDAFVRSGAWPGKAMPLTGSVSGSKVGIVGLGRIGEAIGRRFASFETEIGYWNRSPKPSSSWRAFPTLASLAAWADILVVAVAGGSDTLGLVDAPTIAALGREGLLINISRGTTIDEAALITALESGSIAGAGLDVFLGEPTIDPRFFRLGNVVLSPHQGSATIATRKAMGALVRSNLAAHFSGEALPSAILQRHR